Part of the Fundulus heteroclitus isolate FHET01 chromosome 20, MU-UCD_Fhet_4.1, whole genome shotgun sequence genome, agtatttcttttctttatcaAGTTCTGTAGTTTTGGGCTTGCTCAAGCCTAAAAGGGCCTCTGTAAGGTGGAAGTCTTCTTTGGATGGAAGCCTTTATTATGGTAGTAGCCTGGGTTTGCATGTAGGCCCGCGTTTTGGCCTGGGTTTGGGTAGTGGCCTGGGTTTGCACGTAGGCCCGCGTTTTGGCCAGGGTTTGGGTAGTGGCCTGGGTTTGGGTAATAGCCTGGGTTTGCATGCAGGCCCGCGTTTTGGCCAGGGTTTGGGTAGTGGCCTGGGTTTGCACGTAGGCCCGCGTTTTGGCCAGGGTTTGGGTAACATCGCGGGTTTGCATATAGGCCCTGGGTTGGATATGGGCTCTGGTTTGCGTAGAGGCCTGGGTTTGAGCGAAAACCTGCATTTGTGTGGAGATCTGGCCTTCCCTGGGGGGCTCTGTGAGGAGGACCTCTTCTGTTTGCATTCAAGTCTGCATCTGGGTGGCGGCCTGTATTTGACTGAAGGCCTGGGTTTGCTTGGACGCCTCTGTTACCGTACCGTCTTATGTAGTGGCAGGACACATTAATATTACGGATGGGTGTGTTTGCACGGCGGCCTGTTCGCGCGGACTCCTGTGTTTGTGTGAAGTCCTTTGATGGCGTGGAAGCCTCAGGTGTAACGGAGACCTCTGGTGACGTTGAGATCCGTGATGGTGTGGAGACCTCAGCTTGTTTAAAGGAGTTATTTGGGGAGGAGCCTTTGTGGTcgttttcttttaaagcaagGTTCAGCTCCACTGTCAGATTCACAATGTGACTCTGCATAGATGTGATTTTTTGCTCCTGTTGCTGGACTTTGGTTTCAAGTTCACGGTAAGTCTTGAGCTTGTCCTCACATTTCAGTCTGAGCTGGCGTTCCTCTACCAAGGCTTCTGCCAGTTTTTCGCTCTTGGAGTTACGGCTTTCAGCTTGCCTCCTCAAGAAATTGAGCTCGTTAAGGACGTCCACATTGTCCGTTACTTTGGGAACCTCATTAAATTGTGATGTAGCCTCAATGTCTGGCGCAACAGATGtttcctgctcctcctctttCTGTTCACGTGTGACTTTCATGTCACGTTCGTTTTCTAAAGCTTCTTCCAGTTCTCTGATCTTTTCCAGGTAGGAGGTGCATTCAACCTGAATTGTGATTCTTTGTTCTCTCTCCTCATGAAGGCAACAGGTTTTCATTTGCAGCTGATCTTTAAGGTCGTCCACCTGCTGCATGAGATTGTTGATACGTTTGGTTGCCTGCTCCATGTAAAATGAGCAATGGTTCCTCTTAAAGGCTGAGGCTTTGCGGGCCACTCTCTTCCTCCTGGGGGAGGTCTGTGTCCACTCCCTGTTTGAAGGACTTGTTACCTGCTGAGTTTCCACTGAGGAAGGAATGTCAAATTCAGCAGACAAAGATgtaacctgctgggtttccaccGAGGAGGGAATGTCAAATTCAGCAGACAGAGATGTTAGCCGCTGGGTTTCCACCGAGGGGGGAATGTCAAATTCAGCAGACAGAGATgtaacctgctgggtttccaccGAGGGGGGAATGTCAAATTCAGCAGACAGAGATgttacctgctgggtttccaccGAGGGGGGAATGTCAAATTCAGCAGACAGAGATgttacctgctgggtttccaccGAGGGGGGAATGTCAAATTCAGCAGACAGAGATGTTAGCCGCTGGGTTTCCACCGAGGGGGGAATGTCAAATTCAGCAGACAGAGATgtaacctgctgggtttccaccGAGGGGGGAATGTCAAATTCAGCAGACAGAGATgttacctgctgggtttccaccGAGGGGGGAATGTCAAATTCAGCAGACAGAGATgttacctgctgggtttccaccGAGGGGGGAATGTCAAATTCAGCAGACAGAGATgtaacctgctgggtttccactGAGGGGGGAATGTCAAATTCAGCAGACAGAGATGTTACCCGCTGGGTTTCCACCGAGGGGGGAATGTCAAATTCAGCAGACAGAGATgttacctgctgggtttccaccGAGGGGGAAATGTCAAATTCAGCAGACAGAGATgtaacctgctgggtttccaccGAGGGGGGAATCTCAAAATCGATAGATTCAGTTATTCCGCCCTGAATGTCAGAATCAGATGTTCTCTCTTCTGGCTCAGTTAGATGGAGCTCACTGGCGTCATTGTCATCCATGGGGAAAATAATGGCATCATAGTCGACTTGGATGTTGAGGTCAACCATGTCTGCCCATGAAAGTTTTAATTCAAAGGCTTCCTTTTCGCTGATAGTCCTCTTTTGCTCCATGTCTAACTTCTATGTTCTCACTTTTCTAAACGGTTTCTGACAGCTGAGATCGATGTCTCGAACGAACTCTCTCAACAGCGGTCTGTCTCGATAGAAGGCGGGAACAGTTGTGACGGATACCAGTTTGAACATTCCTTTGATGCATCAGAGTGATGTCATCACCTATGACATCATAGTCCCTTTGATGCGGAACATTCCGATTCTACTGTCCAACATAGCAAAATAGCACACAAGAAAATCTAAATGGAAATTGTATTGTcctttaaattatatatttcttGTTTATGTCGATTTATTTCTTAACTTACCCAGTGGAAGTAATTTATTAGAAGGAGTTTAGAACATATGGAAACATAAATGTTACTTTCAGGATACAGCAGTGCTGTatcttatatttttttatttaaaattttcaaaaaaatgataaaatcatTACCTTTTTTTATAGGTTTAATTAAGTTACCGGAATGTTACTATTTTCCTTTAGTAAGTATTTATAGTGCTCAATTGTATCATGTTGTtgaagattctcagttatccaggtcataaaataaaacaactagaaTTCTATTCTGAAGGCAAAAAGGAGCCAaacgactctccattgtgaggggcgatcagttccagATTAATTTACATGCGAATCTAAACTCTAATGAGGTTCGCCAGCagataaagcttggaactccacactactgcagacatttttaattgataaaccTTCTTGGATgagaagcgaaacgtcttcagcttctggATAGAAGTccaatatatgtttttttttaccctttttggaCTCAATTGTATCGAAAACTATGCGCGCTTATCAAAAGTGCGCATGCCCAAAGGTTTTATCAAGTCAGGGTTTTGGCCTATATGGCAACCTCAAGGTGGCACAGGAGGAACTTACATCCCCTTTTCTGCTGGCTGAGGAGCGAAAAGGAACACATTATTGTAAAGTATTAGTCAAACAGATACTCATGGGTAATTGTGTTTAAATGGAACTTGTATAAATAGAATTTATGGGTCTGGGTTAATTAAGATGTTTCATTCATTAtgaaaaagggtaaataaatcAAGTGCAAATAAAGAAAGTTCAGTTATTTTATGTCGAAAATCAACACTCTTAATTTTGTCGcattttttaaacctttctgTCTCCAATCTCACACAAACCTCTCGATTGAACGAAAATACTGCCTAAATTTGCGAGAGGTGTGAATGAGCATCCCTGAGGCATAATCCTGGCAGATCAAATAATTTTACAGTGTGCCGCAAACACGGAATAATGGAATAATACGCGGAATAATACGCggaataataatacaaaaataaatacagacatACTTTATCATTTAATAAGTTTCCAAATTACTACAATATTTATGTATTACAAAAAAGTATTCAATGTGGGTAACACGTGTCTGGCGAAAATGTAAATAACATgtacaattattttttaaactaaggATTTATTAGTTGAACTAGCCAACCAAGGAGcggtcagcttttttttttttttttttaagtacttaaattttttattggccgttcattttttttatttgcttggtGATAATTATTCTGGCACAAGCTATCAACTGAAtacgtaaaaaaaataaaataaaataaattaataaaataacataaaataaataaataaataaataaaacagcgtCTATGGGACTTCATATCCCACAATTCCCACTTCCGCTCCATAGCATGTTGGCAGCACACAGAAGTACTTCAGTTTAGAGCAGCTAGCTGATGCAGCAGTAACATATGGGCAGTGGAGACGCGGATTGAAACCTGCAGGCTGTGGAAATGAGAGGTAAAAGATGGACGTTGtttaatttgtgtgtttgtgtcactGTAGAGAGTTGAGGCACGTCTAGCGAGCCGATTGTCTACCGGAGTTAGCTTTTAACAGTAGCCTAGTCTGAAGTTCTCCTTTAGGTGCCGCCTCCACAAACAGAAACGACGTGATGGAGCATTATGCCCCCAACACCACACCGTTGTTTTGGTTCCTCAGTTTAGTTTCACTTCAGCATTACTGCTGCTGCTAGTTGTAGCTGTGAAGTCACTTTAGCAGCGAAGGAGGCTATAAGCGGCTCAGTCTCGAAGAAGCCAACCTTTGCACCCAGCTTAGCTCAGAcggtctgtctgtctgtcctgtCAGGCGTGGGTCCCCTCCGGAAGTAGCCGGGGATGGACGGAGAAAGCCGAAACGCCACAGTGCCCTGGGACAACGCCATGCTGTCTCCCGTGGATCGGCTGCGCTCGGACAGGGCGGACAGCCCCACGCCGGGTCTGGTGGAGGGAACGGAACCAGGTGAGCTGCAGGCTGGAGTGAGAATGAAACCATCTGgaagatttttttatgtgtgatgTGCATGAAGTCAAGACCCCACTGTCCCCCAGTTTATGGTgtgtccatgtgtttttttctatactgcccactgtgtttgatttttatgaCTGCATTAATATTTTATGGTGTTATTGTAAAAGTAAGCACACCGTGAACATGGTACAGAGTACCAAAGTCCATTTCTTCCTATGTCTAAACACTCCTGGCACATAaagctggttctgattctggatGTATGTGAACAGCCAGTTTTCCAGCCTTTCACCATCATTTAACTCATTTTACAGACTGCAGGTCAGTCCTGCTGAAATCTGGTTTGGATGTTACATCCAGtgcctttccccccccccccccccttctccatTCTAGGGCCTCTTTTATCAGAAAGTATTAGGTACAAAAGTGATCATAGGATCCATGTCTGACTGCTGCATATGCTGGAAACAGTTTTGATTTCAACTCCACACTTCTGTTACTTCCTGGTTTCAGTGACTTTGTCCAAAGAACCTGTGAAATTAATGAaagattataaaaaataaaataaaaaaaaattctgatttgaAGCTGACTGCATCAAAAAACCAATGACTGTTGACATAAACTTGAAACATGcgtttgttttcttattttaagcGGCATATTTGGCCATCATGAATATTTGAGAATCATTTAGTTGAGTTTCatacccagaacctctggacaaGTTTATTTTGCCCTGTATTTATGCCCTGTCCCTGCCGCAAActagcatccccacagcatgatgcagccaccaccatgATTTACCGTAGGGATGGCGTGTTAAGGCTGacatgattcaattcaattcaattcaattttatttatatagcgccaaatcatgaaacatgtcatctcaaggcactttacaaagtcaagttcaatcatattatacagattgggtcagattatacagattggtcaaaaatgtcctatataaggatgATGGGTTACTTTGGCGCCCAAAcgaagcaattttttttaaagtaggccaaaaatgtgccttttttttaaaactcttccataaaggccagatttattGTCCTGTGGACACATTCTGTCATCTGAGCTCTGAATTTCTGTAGGTTCTCCAGAGTTACTGTAGATCTTAGCTGATTCCCTGACTGATGCTCTCTTTGCCCACCGAGACAGTCAGCCTGACGGCCATGTCTTAGTTGGTTTGTAGTTCTTCCATAGTCAGCCCATTTTACGATGTGGTTACAAGTTTGCTCCTAATGCTGCACcgggttttattttgaaggcagATGAACAAAAACGCATGtctcacttttcagatttttttccatttcccaaatttttctattgttttgtaTGGTGAAAAGCTTTAGTGTGAATATTGTGAAAGCcaacgtaaaaaaaaacaaatgaacagcACAACATGCTTACAGCCTTGCCTTGGCAAAGTGCAATGAAACAGATCATGAAGAAGTAGTAAGTTAGAATCTACTGTTCCACCCAAATCAACCGCTCTCTACAACTTCCTCCTAGGCTCAACATAAGCAGGAAGTCAAAGCGTCAATGGGCACTTCTGccaagtttccttttttcacataTCTACAACCCAGCAGCGTTTGCTCCTTGGCTCGTGCTGAATGGGGTTTGCTTGTGAAGTGGCATGATTGTGCACATTTTAGGCATTTAAAATAATGCAGAACATTGTGTTTTTGGTGGAATATAAATGTATATGCAGATGCACGTTGTGTTATTACAAGCAAGCGAAAGCAATAATCAGACCAACGTTGAAGAGGAAGAAGCAGGAGCTGTTACCGGTACCTGGGACGGCTGTTGCTAAGGGAGAACTGGCTTTATAACCATGCGCCATATCGTATAAAAACCCAGAATAATACattggtttattgttgtaacatgacacatttcaaacatttaaatttagtCTGAGGGGCAATGACTAGTGTTGCAAGGTACTGTATGTATGCGGATATTTGCTGCCGTCCGTTTGCTGCGCCCCTCCGTCTGTTGCCTCTCAGTCTGCGTGGACACATGCATCAAACGCAGAAGATATTTTAGGTTTGGAGTTGCTCTTCTAAACCTGAAGAGATAAGAGGAACATTTTTACATGGTTATAACCTCATGAGAAGACTTGCCCAGAAAGTTACAAAATCTtatgttaaagttttttttttttttttttttttttccttggtcAGCCTATATAACCACAGTACTTCTCTATTTGTAGAAGTATGCCTTTTTCCTTAGAAATTCTGCTTAACCCCAATgggttttgaaatattttagattttgactCTTTATATACAACATATTAAACCAATGTTTACCATATCCATGTTGGGTCTCCAGCTTTACATTTATGGTCggataattattattttttttttcactttaacttCCTGCTTTTAACATATTGGACCCAGAAATACGCAAAACAATCTAATCAgaattgtaaaaatgtatttattacagttcaaaaaatacattaaacatgCTTAATAAACTGGTTTTGGAAGGAGGGACATATAAAGATAAAGttgaaaaaatacagaaattctATACAATTATTTCTCATATAAGcctgtttgtttatatattttttttatcatgttgtGGGGTGTAGCTCTTCCAGGCAAATCATTTCAACACGTAAATCATAGATACAACCCCAAACAAAAAGATGTTAGTATCAGTGGAAACATGTCTTTGAAACAAGTAGAAGAGTTTATACTTATGTTGAGGTAAAAGGTTAGAGCATTGCgcttgtgtcctggaggttctgtgTTCAACTCCctcagactgccactctggctccctgagcaaacccttaaccccagattgctcccggGGTGCTGCACagcggcagcccactgctccccaaagggatgggttaaatgcagacaacaaatttcattgcaatgtttgttgctataataataataataataataataataataataatcataataataataataattattattattattattattattattattattattagtataatgcgtattttttatcttatgattagtataataataataataataataataataattattattattattattattattattattattatatatatatatataatatatatatatatatatatatatatatactatatatattatatatatatatatatatatatttttttattattattgaaagagaagaaaaaagctTATTTCCACTAGTTTACCTCTGCTTTTGTGGTTTTTGGCGCCCCCACCTGGTCCACATCAGAAAGGATATGGTGTAAGAAGTAAAAGACCGAGCCCAACTGCAGACTTTGAATGTTTCCGATTGtataaaagtttgagttttctcTGATTAAACCTATTTTTCCTGCTGTTGGTACGGAACATGAAAACCTGCCCCATAGGGACGGGATGGAGGACTAAAAGGATGTTTTGACAAATGGACCAGTGGTTAACCGTCTTCTATTAGAGAGCAGCTCTCAGATTGTTTTGTGGCCTTTAAATGCTCTCCATACAGTGGATAAGACGAAGAAGAATAATCCAATACTTTCAGAATAACTAAAAATGAAACTGACTGTATAATGTTACCTGTTATACCAGCTATCACTAAGCATTTGTCCCAAATATTTCCCCCCTTTATGGATGCAGGTGCTGTTCAGAGGAGTGCTATTTTTTATCACGCACAGTCTTATGAAGATCTGACTGCTGAGGCTGAGAACGAAGCCCAGAGGGCCCCGGAGCCGGACCGCCCACAGGGACATAATGAAGATGAGATCGACGCGCTGGTGGGAGAGAAAAGCGTCGAGAGGCGGCTCAACAACGACCCCTCATCCGAGAGCAGCACCAAAGAGGAGGACGTGTCCAGCGAGGCGTGGAGGAGTCACAAAAAACACGTGTTTGTGCTGAGCGAGGCCGGAAAGCCGATCTACACCCGCTACGGCACGGAGGAGGCCCTGTCCAGCACCATGGGGGTGATGATGGCGCTGGTGTCTTTCGTAGAGGCGGAGAAGAACATCATCCGCTCCATCCACGCAGGTAAG contains:
- the LOC110369252 gene encoding enhancer of filamentation 1-like, with the translated sequence MEQKRTISEKEAFELKLSWADMVDLNIQVDYDAIIFPMDDNDASELHLTEPEERTSDSDIQGGITESIDFEIPPSVETQQVTSLSAEFDISPSVETQQVTSLSAEFDIPPSVETQRVTSLSAEFDIPPSVETQQVTSLSAEFDIPPSVETQQVTSLSAEFDIPPSVETQQVTSLSAEFDIPPSVETQQVTSLSAEFDIPPSVETQRLTSLSAEFDIPPSVETQQVTSLSAEFDIPPSVETQQVTSLSAEFDIPPSVETQQVTSLSAEFDIPPSVETQRLTSLSAEFDIPSSVETQQVTSLSAEFDIPSSVETQQVTSPSNREWTQTSPRRKRVARKASAFKRNHCSFYMEQATKRINNLMQQVDDLKDQLQMKTCCLHEEREQRITIQVECTSYLEKIRELEEALENERDMKVTREQKEEEQETSVAPDIEATSQFNEVPKVTDNVDVLNELNFLRRQAESRNSKSEKLAEALVEERQLRLKCEDKLKTYRELETKVQQQEQKITSMQSHIVNLTVELNLALKENDHKGSSPNNSFKQAEVSTPSRISTSPEVSVTPEASTPSKDFTQTQESARTGRRANTPIRNINVSCHYIRRYGNRGVQANPGLQSNTGRHPDADLNANRRGPPHRAPQGRPDLHTNAGFRSNPGLYANQSPYPTQGLYANPRCYPNPGQNAGLRANPGHYPNPGHYPNPGQNAGLHANPGYYHNKGFHPKKTSTLQRPF